The Prochlorococcus marinus XMU1404 DNA segment TATGAATAAAGGAGATAAAGTATTTTTCTATCATTCGAACTGTAAACCTCCCGGCATTGTTGGTCTAATGGAGGTCATAGAACTAAATATTGTTGATCCTACACAATTTGATAAAGATTCAAAATATTTTGACCCAAAATCGAAACCTGAAAATCCGAGATGGGATTGTGTAAGAGTAAAATACATATCCAAATCAAATAAAATTCTAAGTTTACCTGAATTAAAAACTTTATTTAGTGGGGATGAGTTATTAGTTGTAAGAAAAGGTAATAGGTTATCTATATTGCCTATCAAAAATGATGTAGCAAAAATAATTCTAGAAAAAATATAAAATATTTTCTAGTCCTTAAAATTCATTGAAAACATATTTCCAATATAGAGTCTAGTTAAATCTCTATTATGAAATCCTTTTTGCATCAAAAAACCTGCTATCGCGGCTTGTAATATCCTGTATTGATCCCAATTAGGATGTTCTTCAACAAATTCCTTCAAAGCCATTTGAAGATTTTCTTGAAGTTCACATTTAAAACTAATTACTTCATCTTCTTGATTTAAAGCTATTGAATTTGCATCGTAATTTAACTCTTGCATATAAATAATTTATTGAAAATTAAAGTTTCAAGTTTCAGTTTTCTTCAAAATTACTAAATCGTCAACAAGTATCAATAAGAATCAGTCTCAGATAATAGAATAATGAGAATGCAGTAATCACAGGGGATATTAAAGAAAATAATTTTTTTAAAAAACTCCTAACTGAAATATAAAGAATTATATAAAATCGCAAGTTTTCCACACCCTTTCGGTCATAAGATTATTTTTATAAAAAAGTTGTGGAAAACTTGTGTAAAAAATTTTTAAGTACGGGGAAATATTTTTTAAAATTTCCAATTTTATTTATCTTTTATTCCATTGAATCCCACATGTTTTTTATTTCATAAAATAAATTTTGTGCTATTGGTATCGGCCAATACATTTCAAAAGACCTAGTTTGGTCTTGGCTTTCAAAAACAAACCTTAAACTCCATTCATTTTTTTTGCCTTTTAGCTCTATAAACCAGGGAAGTTGCTCTAATTCTATAGAAATAGACTCTTCATCCAATAATTCTTTTTTAATACCTAATAATTGTTTATTAATTCTTATAAGTAAAAGATAAAGTGAATGAAATTCATTCTTTTGTAGTTCAATTGACCAGTTATCAACACCAATTAAAAAGCAAAATTTGCCTTTTTTAAAATCTTTTAGTACTCTCCATCTTTTTTGATCTTTTAACAAAATCAACCAGGAAGCAAATCTGGTTGGTCTTGTTCGTCGCTTAGTTCAATAATTGATCTTTGAACAGGTTTGATAGTTGATTCCTCTAGTAATCCATCAAAATCATCAAAACGTCTTTGTTTAGCTCTAAAGGCAATTTTCACTGTAGTTAAATATCTATTAGTGGATTTTCTTATTAAGCTCTCACCTCTTTTTGCAAGATCATTAGAATCAAGTCCAGCATTATTTGATATGTTCATAAAAATTTTTTATTATAAATTATATTTTACATTTTATTGGACAGATTCAAAACATAAATTACAAAAAGAACTTAATTGATTCAAAAAAATCATATGGAAGAAAATTTATCTGGAACGCTTGCTATTGATTTAGGAAATACTAATACCGTAATTGCTTTTCAAGGTCAAAAAGATTCAAATTCTATTTTAGTTGAAATACCAAATATTACGTCATCTCCTGGAGTAATCCCTTCAGCAGTTTGGTTCGAGGAACCATCAAAAATATTGAAAATTGGTATCAGTGCTTTAGAGATGAAAGACAGCTCTAATTCGGATTTGTTTTTTCATTCTAATTTCAAAAGATTAATTGGAAATCATATTGAAAAAATTAATCAAAACAATATCTTAAAACCTAATGAATGTGGCGAAAAATTTTTTAAACTTTTGTTGGAAAGTATTCCTCAAAAATATGATGTAAAGAGACTTGTTTTGACTGCTCCTATTGACACGTACAAAGGTTATAGAGAATGGTTAATTAACCTATGCGAAGAAATATCTGTAGATGAGATAGCTATTGTTGATGAGCCTACCGCAGCAAGTTTAGGAATTAATGTGCCTTTTGGCTCCAAAATTATGACATTAGATATTGGAGGAAGCACAATAGATATGAATATAGTCAAGATAGAAGGAGGAGAAGGAAAATCTAGTCCAATAGCTGAATTATTAAAATTCAAAGGAAATGATGTAAGTTCAATTTCAAAACAAAAAGTTAGGTGTGCTGAAATAATCAGTAAAGTAGGCTCAAAAATTGGTGGTAAAGATATTGATCAATGGATCGTTGATTATTTTATTCCAGATAATAAATATGCAATTAATCTTTTAAAGGCAGAAGAAATAAAATGCAAACTCAGCTCATCTAAAATAAAATACGAAAATAAATATCCATTAAAATTTTTAATTGAACCAGATAAAGAACAAGAATTTTTCCTAAGTAAAGAAATATTTGAGAAAATCATTATTGATAATAATCTTCTAAATCACCTAAACTCTTTGCTCAAAAATTTATTAAATGAAGCAAGAGGAAATTTTTGCACTATTGATGACTTAAGCATAATTATTTTGGTTGGAGGGGGATCTCAAATTCCATTAATCAGAGAATGGATTACAAAAAAGATTTCAGAAATTCAAATAAAATCTCCTCCTCCTATTGAATCAATAGCTTTGGGAGCTTTAGCAATGACCCCTGGGGTAAAAATTAAAGACATTTTAACCAAAGGATTATCTATAAGATTATTTAATAGAAGAGAGCAGAAACACTTCTGGCATCCTATTTTTTACAAAGGTCAAACATGGCCAACTGAAAACCCATTTAAACTTATCCTTCAAGCCAGTAAAAATAATCAGAAAATATTCGAGATAATCATTGGTGAAACAAAAAAAGAAAGAGCATATGATGTGATTTTCGAGAATGGATTACCTAAACTATCAGAAGTACAAAGTGAAGAAGAAATTATAAAATGGAACAAAAAACCATTAAGAATCGAACTAAAAAATCAATCTAATATCGGAAAAGACAATTTAAAACTTTTCTTCAAAATAACAAAAAAAGCTGATTTATTAGTCAAGTGTTTTGATATTAAAGATGAGTTTTTAGGAGAATATAATTTAGGAAATATCTTCTAAAATAAAGCTATTCAAGAAAAACTCCTTCTTCATTATCAATATTATTTAGACGTAAACTGATACTTTCATTTTTACTAGTTGGAACTTTTTTGCCGCAAAAATCAGGATGAATAGGTAATTCTCTATGCCCCCTATCTACCATTACTAGCAACATCACTTTTTGAGGCCTACCCCATGAATATAGGGCATCAATTGCAGCCCTAATTGTTCTCCCTGTATAAATCACATCATCTATCAAAAGAATTTCTAGCTCCTCAATAGGCACTGGAATATCAGTTGCCTTTATTAGGCGAGTTCCAACTCTATTTTGATCATCTCTATAAAAAGTAGGATCAATTATTCCTATTTTTATTTTTACACCAGATTTAAAAAATAATTCTTTTTCAAGAACTTTGGCCAAATCAATCCCTCTAGTTGGTATTCCAACTAAAAGAAGATTATCGAGGTTTTTTACTTTTTCAATAATTTCAGAAGTTAAACGTGAAATTGTTTTTCTCAGCTCAACTGCATTAAGTATTATGACCCTCTTAGTTTTATTTGACATGATTTATCAATAAAAAAATTTGGTGCAATATTTTAATAAATTAGCAAAAGCTAACTATGTTAAATATAGATTGTTAAAGAGTAGCTTTTAAAGCTAAATTTAAGATTGGATCACTTAATAGTGAAATTGATCTAAATATGTCAAAGATTAGCAGCAAAAATATAAATAGAGTTACTGTTCCTCAGAGCCCTGTAGTTCTTGCAATTCTTGATGGATGGGGCTATCGAGAAGAACTATCACATAATGCTATAAAAAGTGCCAATACACCAATCATAGATTCATTATGGCATGCATACCCCCATACTCTTATAAGCGCAAGTGGATCAGATGTGGGGCTCCCAGATGGTCAAATGGGTAATTCAGAGGTAGGTCACCTTACTATTGGTTCGGGAAGAATAATCGAACAAGAACTTGTAAGAATTTCAAATGTTGTAAAGAATAATCAACTAGATATAGTTAATGAATTAAAGGAAATGGCTAATTCATTAAAGAAAAGCAATTCTACTTTACACATTACGGGATTATGTTCTGATGGAGGAGTACATAGTCATATAGATCATTTATTAGGTTTAATAAAGTGGGCATCTGATAATGGCCTCAAAAAAGTAGCAATTCATATTATTACCGATGGAAGAGATACGCCTGCAAAAAGTGCATCTAAATATCTAAATCAAATAGAGTCCTGCATAAAAAAATTCAATACAGGTGAGATAGCTTCTATATGCGGAAGATACTGGATAATGGATAGAAACCTCTTATGGGACAGAACAGAAAAAGCATATACTAATTTGACTAGTCCAGATATCAAAATAACAAATATTTCTCCTCAGGATTATATAAAAAAAAGTTATGGCAAAAACATAACTGATGAATTTATAGAGCCCATACGAATGTCTGAAAACTATCTTAAAGATGGTGATAAATTGATTTGCTTTAATTTCCGTCCAGATAGAGCCAGACAAATAATAAAATCTCTTTCAGAGAAAAAATTTTCAGATTTTGAAAGAAAAATTTTTCCAAATGTGGATATAGTTACATTTACTCAATACGATATAAATTTCCCTGTTAAAGTTGCATTTCCTCCTGAATCTCTCAATAATTTTATTGGACAAATAGTTTCAGATAACGGACTCAAACAATACAGAACAGCAGAAACAGAAAAATATCCACACGTAACATATTTTTTTAATGGTGGAGTAGAAATACCTTTACCTGGAGAAGAAAGACATTTAATTCCATCTCCAAGAGTCGCAACTTATGATATGAAACCTGAGATGTCAGCTGAAGAATTAACTATTAGTTGCTCTAAAGCAATTAAAAGTGGTAACTATGCTTTTATTGTAATCAATTTTGCTAATCCTGATATGGTGGGTCATACAGGTAATATGAATGCAACAATTAAAGCAATAGAAACAGTAGATAAATGCATAGGTCAAATAGTTAATGCTACTGGAGAAATGGGTGGAAGCATTCTTATTACTGCCGATCATGGTAACGCAGAGGTAATGAAAGGACCTGGAGGAGAACCATGGACGGCGCATACTATAAATAAAGTTCCATTAATTTTTGTTGAAGGTGAAAAAAGAAAAATTCCGAATATGGGAAATCAAATTAATTTAAGAGATAATGCTGGCTTAGCAGATATTGCACCCACTTTATTACAGTTATTAAATCTTCCAATCCCAAAAGAAATGACAGGAAAATCTTTAATTAAAGAGATTGAGTTAAAAGGTTATAATAAGGTCGTACAACACGTTTAAAGTTTATACGAGTCTTATTAAGCAATGATTCAAATTTTTAGTTGGATATGGGTATTTTCTGGAGTCATTCTGATACTTTTAGTTTTACTACATAGTCCAAAAGGTGATGGAATGGGTGGTATTGCTGCTAGTGGAAGCTCAATGTTCAATAGTGCGAGTAGTGCAGAGGCATCTCTCAACAAAATAACTTGGACTTTTCTAGTTATTTTTTTACTACTCGCAATTATTCTTAGCGCTGGCTGGATTTCATAAAGTTTGCATAAAAAAAGAGATCATATTAAATGATCTCTTAAGTTTAAAATTTAGTTTATTAACTATTTTTAGTTAATAATCAAAGTCACCACCCATACCTGGAGCTCCTGCTGGAGATGATGAATCTTTTTTCTCAGGTAAATCTGCAACTATACATTCAGTAGTTAGAACCATCCCTGCTATGGAAGCTGCATTTTGCAAGCCTGAACGAGTAACTTTTGCAGGATCAACTATACCAGCAGAAGACATATCTACATATTCTCCAGTAGCAGCATTAAATCCATCATTAAATGGTTTAGATTTCACATTTTCAGCTATCACAGCACCATTAGAACCTGCATTTTCTGCAATTCTCATTAAAGGCGCCGTGAGTGAAGCTTCAACAATGTTAGCTCCAATTAATTCCTCTCCCTCTAAATTTTTATCGGCCCAATCTTGGAGGATTGGAGACAAATGAGCAAGAGTCGTTCCTCCTCCAGGTACGATTCCTTCCTCAACTGCTGCCTTTGTTGCGTTGATAGCATCTTCAAGACGAAGTTTTTTGTCCTTCATCTCAGTTTCTGTTGCAGCTCCAACCTTAATCACTGCTACCCCTCCAGCTAATTTTGCTAGACGTTCTTGAAGCTTCTCTTTGTCGTAGGAGGAATCTGTTTCATCCATTTGCTTCTTAATTTGATCGCATCTAGCATTAACTGCTTGCTCATTACCCTCAGCTACTATAGTTGTAGTCTCTTTGTTGATAGTTATTCTTCTACCAGTTCCAAGCATTTCTAAAGTAGCATTCTCTAGTTTCAAACCTGCATCCTCAGTAATTAATTGACCATTAGTTAAAACAGCCATATCTTCAAGCATTGCTTTTCTTCTGTCACCAAATCCAGGAGCTTTTACTGCCGCAACATTTAGGACACCTCTCAGTCTATTAACAACCAGAGTGGCTAAAGCCTCTTTTTCTATATCTTCTGCGATAATAACTAATGGCTTACCTGTTTTTGCTATTTGTTCCAAAACAGGTACTAAATCTTGAACTAATGCGATTTTCTTATCAGTTAAGAGAATATATGGTTCATCTAAAACAGCCTCCATTCTCTCTGTATCTGTTGCGAAATAAGGTGAAATGTAGCCTTTATCAAAACGCATACCCTCAGTAACTTCCAATTCGGTAGTCATTGATTTTCCTTCTTCTAAGGAAATCACACCCTCTTTACCAACTTTGTCCATTGCATTGGCAATCATTTGACCTACCTCTTCATCATTTCCAGCAGCAATGGTTCCGCATTGAGCAATAGCATTACTATCACTGATAGGTTTGGAATTCTCCTGAATTTTATCAACAAGAAATTCAGTGGCTTTATCGATCCCTTTTTTCAAGGTGATCGCATTAGCGCCAGCAGCGACGTTTCTCAACCCTGCTTTAACCATAGCGTGCGCTAAAACAGTGGCAGTTGTAGTGCCATCACCAGCAGCATCATTTGTTTTTGATGCGGCTTGTCTGATTAATGCGACCCCAGTATTTTCAATGTGGTCCTCTAATTCAATCTCTTTTGCGATTGTTACACCATCATTAATAATTTGTGGAGCACCAAATTTTTTCTCAAGTACAACATTTCTCCCTTTTGGTCCAAGCGTTACAGCCACAGACTCAGCAAGGATATCGATTCCTCTCTCGAGCGCTCTACGAGCTTGCTCATTGTAAATAATTCTTTTAGCCATGTTTAGGCAGCAATTTAATAATAAGTTTTAATAATTTTTGAAACAAATATTTTAGCCAACTACAGCTAAAATATCTTTTTCTGAGAGTAGGACGTATTCGTCTCCTCCCAATTTAATGTCTGTTCCAGCATATTTGCTGTACAAGACTTTATCGCCAATACTCACTTCTGGAGTTTGACGAGAACCATCTTCATTAAGTTTCCCAGGGCCTACCTGAGCAACTTCTCCCACCTGTGGTTTTTCTTTGGCTGTATCAGGCAAAAGAATGCCCCCAGCAGTTTTTTCCTCAGATGCGGAAACTTTAATAAATATTCTATCTCCCAGTGGTTTTACTGTAGAGACTGTAAGTGAAACAGCTGCCATAGATTAATGGAGGATCATGATTGAGACGCTTTGCGTCGTAAAAATAGAAAGAGAAATTCTCTATCCGTATCATCAACAACATAATCCGCTAAGCAGCAATTAAACCATACTTGAACTGTGCGGGTGGCCGAACCCATTTAACGAATCTACCCATGAGATGGTAGTATTTTCGGATTATGAGCTGTTTAAATCAGCTAATTATCACCAAATTAATAAAAAAATGGTAGCAACCCCATCAACTTCTTCACAAACAAAAGGCGTAGTACGACAGGTAATCGGTCCAGTTCTAGATGTAGAATTCCCAGCTGGTAAATTGCCTAAAATATTAAACGCATTAAGAATTGAAGCAAAAAATCCTGCAGGACAAGAAATAGCTCTCACAGCAGAGGTTCAACAGCTCCTTGGAGACCACAGAGTCAGAGCAGTGGCTATGAGTGGCACAGACGGTCTTGTAAGGGGCATGGAAGCGATCGATACAGGTGCACCAATATCTGTACCAGTAGGAGAAGCAACTTTAGGAAGAATATTTAACGTTTTAGGAGAACCAGTAGACGAACAAGGACCTGTTAAAACTAGTGATACTGCTCCAATTCATAGAGCCGCTCCAAAATTAACTGATTTAGAAACTAAGCCAAAAGTTTTTGAAACAGGAATTAAAGTTATAGATCTTTTGGCGCCCTACAGACAAGGAGGTAAAGTAGGATTATTTGGAGGGGCCGGTGTCGGGAAAACAGTTCTTATTCAAGAATTAATTAATAATATTGCGAAGGAACATGGTGGGGTTTCTGTTTTTGGAGGTGTAGGAGAAAGGACTAGAGAAGGTAACGATTTATATGAAGAATTTAAAGAATCAGGAGTTATTAATGCAGATGACTTAACGCAGTCAAAAGTGGCTTTATGTTTTGGGCAGATGAATGAGCCACCCGGAGCAAGAATGAGAGTAGGCTTATCCGCACTCACAATGGCCGAACATTTTAGAGATGTAAATAAACAGGATGTTCTACTTTTTGTCGATAATATTTTTAGATTTGTTCAAGCTGGCTCTGAAGTATCAGCTTTACTAGGGAGAATGCCCTCGGCAGTTGGATACCAACCGACTCTTGGAACTGATGTTGGTGAATTACAGGAGAGAATTACATCTACATTAGAAGGGTCAATAACATCAATTCAGGCTGTTTATGTACCTGCTGATGACCTAACTGACCCTGCTCCAGCAACAACCTTTGCCCATTTAGATGCCACCACTGTACTTGCGAGAGCTCTCGCGGCTAAGGGGATTTATCCAGCAGTTGATCCATTAGACTCAACAAGTACTATGCTTCAACCATCTGTTGTTGGAGATGAACATTACAAAACAGCTAGAGCTGTTCAATCAACTTTGCAAAGATACAAAGAACTGCAAGATATCATTGCAATTCTTGGTTTAGATGAACTTTCTGAAGAAGACAGATTAACAGTAGACAGAGCCAGAAAAATTGAGAAATTCCTTTCCCAACCTTTCTTCGTAGCAGAAATATTTACAGGAATGTCTGGAAAATACGTAAAATTAGAGGAAACCATAGCTGGTTTTAATATGATTTTGTCAGGTGAACTAGATGATTTACCAGAACAGGCATTTTACTTAGTTGGTAACATTGATGAAGTAAAAGCTAAGGCTGAAAAAATTAAGTCAGAAAAATAAATATTTATATTTTCTTATTTAACCTTCAATAATTCTTAAATAAATGGCAATTTCTCTTAAAGTTTTAGCTCCTAATAAAAATGTTTATCAAGGTGAAGCTGAAGAAGTTATCCTTCCTAGTACTACCGGACAACTTGGAGTACTTCCAGGACATATTTCTTTGGTTACGGCTATAGATATCGGCGTTTTGAGACTAAGAATGAATTCTCAGTGGAAATCAATAGCTTTAATGGGGGGCTTCGCTGAAATTGAATCAGATGAAGTCATAGTTTTAGTAAATAATGCGGAAATTGGTTCTGAAATTAATGTTCAAAATGCTGAGCAAGATCTTAAAGAAGCAAAAATAGCGATTAGTAAATTCTCTGAAAATGAAAAAAATCCAGAGAAAATAAAAGCCTTGAAAGAGATTTCGAAGGCTGAGGCTAGGATTCAAGCTGCAAAGAACTAATTTTTAAGCTGTTCCACAAAAAGTAACTTCAGGAAACTTTAACTTGGCTTCTTCTAATTTTTTTGTTTTACCCTCTTCTTGCCAATAATTTATTACTTCTGTAGCTTTATTCAATATTTCCACTCTTTCATTATCTGTAATCCAACCTTTATTCTCTAGTTCACTTTTTAATTTTTCCCAGGCATCATCCCTTGGCCAAAAGTAATAAGCAGTGAGAGGGCTTGGGCCTCCCCCCACTATTTGATCAACAGCTAAAGCAACGTTATCAGGTAACCACAATACTTTAATAATGAATCTTCCTTCATCAGGTTTAGGGGTATAACCAGTAGGTACTCCGTCTTCATCAATTGTGGCAGCCGCCAATACAGCTGTAGCACCCATCATTCCTGAATTAGGAGAGGAATCTTTAGACTTTGAGTCATCACTATTGTTTTTCTTTGAATTTTGATTTAACTTATCAGAAGAGGTCATTCAATTATTTATGTTTAATAAATAATTTATCAGTTAATGGTCACATTTTGATTGGTTTATTCAAAAATTCTTGATTTTAATTATTGATATTTTCTAAACATAATTATTATCTTATTATCTATCATGTGAAACTTGATAAAAATTATAAATTGTAGCTTCTAATGAATCCCAAAGATCTTTAGGAATATCGTTTTCTTCTGCAAACATTCCAAGCTGACTAGCCAAGCCTCTTGCTTGAGAGAGTTTCGAATCGTATGAATCTGATTTATTCATTTTTGAACATTAAACTTTATAAAAATAAATCTATTAATTAGATAAGTCAAATTTTAAAATTCTAAATCAGAAATTTCTTTTAGCGCAGCAATACTCAAAACTTCTGGATTTGTATCTTTGACTAGAACATCATCTTCAATTCTTATCCCAATGCCTTTCCATTTATCATCAATAAGAGGTTGTCCCTCAGGGACTGGGATCCTATCGCTTATATAAATCCCGGGTTCTACTGTAAGAATCATTCCATTCTGTAATGGCACTTCATAGTCTCCCATTCTGTATGCTCCAACATCATGAACATCTAGGCCAAGCCAATGTCCAGTTCTATGCATGTAAAGATGTTTATAAGATTGATTCTCAATTATCTCTTCGGTACTGCCCGCTAATAAACCAATTTCTTTTAATCCTTCTATCAAAATTGTTAAAGCAACATTATGCACAGTACTAGAATTTGATCCAGTTATGGCACTTTTAATTGCCTTTTTCTGCGCACTCAATACAATTTCGTAAATAACTTTTTGCTCTTTAGAAAATTTTCCACCTATTGGGATGGTTCTTGTTATGTCTCCATTGTAATAATCAGTTAGTGAGCAGCCAGCATCTACCAACAATAAATCCTTCTTATTCAATGGTGAGTTATTTGAAGTGTAATGCAAAATACATGCATTATCTCCTGAAGCAACAATAGAGTTATAGGCAGGTCCTCTTGCCCCTTTTTCCAAAAAGAATCCTTCTAGAAGACCCTGAATTTGCCTCTCATTTTTCTTTGATGAGATAGATTCTCTTACTAGTTCATGAGCTTCTGCTGAAATTTGTGTAGCCTCTCTCATTCTATTTATTTCAAATTCACTTTTAATTAATCTCATCTCATTTAAATAAATTTCTGGAGATTTTATAGAATTTGCACCAATTCCCAATCGAGAGCGATTTTCAAGTTGTTCTGAAAATATCTCCAGTACTATTTTTTCAACTAATGGATTTTTACCAATTGAAAAAACAATTTCATCAGAACCATTTATATAACTTGGCAGTAAATTTCCTAGTTCATTAATTGAATGAGCCTTATCAGCATTAAACTCTTTTTCAGCCCCTTCTAAACCCCATCTAAAGCCATGCCAAACTTCACTAATAATATCTTTAGGAGCAACGAACAAAATAAATCTCTCACCCTTTGGCTTATGGGATAAGAAGAGAGCGATTGCATCCGGTTCATCAAAACCAGTTAAATACCAGAAATTACTCTCTTGTCTAAAAGGATATTCGCAATCAGCATGATGTTTTACAAGAGTAGCCCCAGGGATAATTGCTGCTTTTCCATCTAATTTATCTAGGAATATTTCTCTTCTTTCTTCAAAAACCTTATTGTTAGATTTAGACATAAATTGTGTATTGGCGTGTTTAGAAAAAAAATGGAAGAATGAATTGAACAGATTTGGATTTGCTCTATCTTAATGGAACCAAGCGTTTACGGTTTAATTTTACTAATAATAATTATATTAATAGGCTCTGCCTGTTGTTCGGGAGTAGAAGCGGCTTTTTTAGCTGTAAATTCAATAAGAATTATTAAAATAGCCTCAAGACAAAAGCCAAAAAGTTCTGCGAATCAACTCCTTAAACTCAGGAAACATCTTGGAAGGACATTAACTGTAATTACTATTACTAATAATGGATTTAATATAATTGGAAGTCTTATTTTAGGTGTATACGGAGCATTAGTAATCAATAGTAATTATGGATTAACCTTTTTTTCAATTGCCTTTTATATATTAGTTGTCTTAGTTGGAGAAGTACTTCCTAAAGCTCTTGGTACAAGATTTTCAGTTCAAATAGCATTATTATCCGTTCCTATCTTGAGAATATTAAATACTTTAATGAGGCCATTCTTAATATTAATAGAGCAAATATTTCCAGTTATTACTGAAGAAAACGAAATTTCAACTGATGAAGAAGAAATTAGGCAAATGGCAAAAATTGGGAGTCAGAAAGGCTTGATAGAAGCTGATGAGGCAGCAATGATATTTAAGGTTTTCCAACTAAATGATTTAAAAGCAAAAGATTTAATGATCCCTAGGGTTTCAGCACCTTGTCTTGATGGGTATTCGAATCTTGATGAAATTTCAAAACTTATAATGTCTGACAGCTCTCCATGGTGGGTTATTTTGGAAGATAAAGTTGACAAAATACAAGGGGTAGTTAAACGTGAAAAAATACTAGAAGAATTAATTAATGGGGAAAATAAAAAATTATTATCAGAAATTTGCGAGCCTGTGGACTACATTCCCGAAATGATAAAGGCAGATCAATTATTAACGAGATTTGACAAGAATCATAAAGGAGTGAAAGTAGTAGTAGATGAATTCGGGGGATTCGTGGGAATTATTGGTGCAGAAGCTGTGTTATCTGTATTAGCCGGTTGGTGGAAGAATAAATCATGAAACAAATGAAAATTAATAAAAATTACTTTCTTTTAAAAAATTGGTGGGAGACAATTGATCTTACCAACTATGAAAAGAGTTTTTTTAATAGAGAAATAATTTCTTTTAATCAACAACTTATTAGACTCAAAGAACAAAAAATA contains these protein-coding regions:
- the secG gene encoding preprotein translocase subunit SecG, giving the protein MIQIFSWIWVFSGVILILLVLLHSPKGDGMGGIAASGSSMFNSASSAEASLNKITWTFLVIFLLLAIILSAGWIS
- a CDS encoding DNA-directed RNA polymerase subunit omega, which translates into the protein MNISNNAGLDSNDLAKRGESLIRKSTNRYLTTVKIAFRAKQRRFDDFDGLLEESTIKPVQRSIIELSDEQDQPDLLPG
- the pyrR gene encoding bifunctional pyr operon transcriptional regulator/uracil phosphoribosyltransferase PyrR, whose protein sequence is MSNKTKRVIILNAVELRKTISRLTSEIIEKVKNLDNLLLVGIPTRGIDLAKVLEKELFFKSGVKIKIGIIDPTFYRDDQNRVGTRLIKATDIPVPIEELEILLIDDVIYTGRTIRAAIDALYSWGRPQKVMLLVMVDRGHRELPIHPDFCGKKVPTSKNESISLRLNNIDNEEGVFLE
- a CDS encoding Hsp70 family protein; this translates as MEENLSGTLAIDLGNTNTVIAFQGQKDSNSILVEIPNITSSPGVIPSAVWFEEPSKILKIGISALEMKDSSNSDLFFHSNFKRLIGNHIEKINQNNILKPNECGEKFFKLLLESIPQKYDVKRLVLTAPIDTYKGYREWLINLCEEISVDEIAIVDEPTAASLGINVPFGSKIMTLDIGGSTIDMNIVKIEGGEGKSSPIAELLKFKGNDVSSISKQKVRCAEIISKVGSKIGGKDIDQWIVDYFIPDNKYAINLLKAEEIKCKLSSSKIKYENKYPLKFLIEPDKEQEFFLSKEIFEKIIIDNNLLNHLNSLLKNLLNEARGNFCTIDDLSIIILVGGGSQIPLIREWITKKISEIQIKSPPPIESIALGALAMTPGVKIKDILTKGLSIRLFNRREQKHFWHPIFYKGQTWPTENPFKLILQASKNNQKIFEIIIGETKKERAYDVIFENGLPKLSEVQSEEEIIKWNKKPLRIELKNQSNIGKDNLKLFFKITKKADLLVKCFDIKDEFLGEYNLGNIF
- a CDS encoding EVE domain-containing protein, translated to MPQQEPSYWLMKSEPDAYSIDTLKNEGMTLWDGIRNYQARNFMRNMNKGDKVFFYHSNCKPPGIVGLMEVIELNIVDPTQFDKDSKYFDPKSKPENPRWDCVRVKYISKSNKILSLPELKTLFSGDELLVVRKGNRLSILPIKNDVAKIILEKI
- the gpmI gene encoding 2,3-bisphosphoglycerate-independent phosphoglycerate mutase, translating into MSKISSKNINRVTVPQSPVVLAILDGWGYREELSHNAIKSANTPIIDSLWHAYPHTLISASGSDVGLPDGQMGNSEVGHLTIGSGRIIEQELVRISNVVKNNQLDIVNELKEMANSLKKSNSTLHITGLCSDGGVHSHIDHLLGLIKWASDNGLKKVAIHIITDGRDTPAKSASKYLNQIESCIKKFNTGEIASICGRYWIMDRNLLWDRTEKAYTNLTSPDIKITNISPQDYIKKSYGKNITDEFIEPIRMSENYLKDGDKLICFNFRPDRARQIIKSLSEKKFSDFERKIFPNVDIVTFTQYDINFPVKVAFPPESLNNFIGQIVSDNGLKQYRTAETEKYPHVTYFFNGGVEIPLPGEERHLIPSPRVATYDMKPEMSAEELTISCSKAIKSGNYAFIVINFANPDMVGHTGNMNATIKAIETVDKCIGQIVNATGEMGGSILITADHGNAEVMKGPGGEPWTAHTINKVPLIFVEGEKRKIPNMGNQINLRDNAGLADIAPTLLQLLNLPIPKEMTGKSLIKEIELKGYNKVVQHV
- a CDS encoding DUF2811 domain-containing protein produces the protein MQELNYDANSIALNQEDEVISFKCELQENLQMALKEFVEEHPNWDQYRILQAAIAGFLMQKGFHNRDLTRLYIGNMFSMNFKD
- a CDS encoding DUF1818 family protein, producing MLKDQKRWRVLKDFKKGKFCFLIGVDNWSIELQKNEFHSLYLLLIRINKQLLGIKKELLDEESISIELEQLPWFIELKGKKNEWSLRFVFESQDQTRSFEMYWPIPIAQNLFYEIKNMWDSME